The genomic stretch attgtgacaatgtccactccaaactaccaaaaattgtcaatgttcgtctcaatgataaaattacccttagtaaaattgaaaagaaaaaaaaaaaaaaaaaaacaaaacaaaaaaaaaaaaacaaacaaacaaaaaaaatctccaaacgatggacatttttttttttgaatttataggggtatttttgtcttattgagaaatttataagggcatttttgtcttattgctagtcttgggggggacattgacaatgttttggtagtttggaggggacattgtcacaattgaaagtttgggggagacattgtcaattgggtggtaatttgaggggggtatgtggactttactctattattaatttttaacgTGTAAAATAAtggcatgtcaataattattgacatgttaaaacggcacgtcaataattattgacgtgtcaaaatggcatgtcaataattattgacatgtcaaaacgGCAAGTCNNNNNNNNNNNNNNNNNNNNNNNNNNNNNNNNNNNNNNNNNNNNNNNNNNNNNNNNNNNNNNNNNNNNNNNNNNNNNNNNNNNNNNNNNNNNNNNNNNNNGGAAAGCAACATGTTCTAGATTTTAGAAGAAGACATATTATGGCTTTCAGAAACTTTGGAGATCAAACTTTTTGGGTTTTGCAAGAAGCACTTGCTacagagaaggaaaaaaaaaaaaaacaattaatatgGCCATTTTCCTGACATGAACCAGTTCAGAGGGACATTTACTGATTAGAGGTCCAAATACAATTTTCAATCGGTAGGGATTACTCTCCCTTGGGCATTTCTTGCTTTATCCTATGATTTTGCTAGTTCAAATTAcataaatgaaaacaagaatgcCAATAACATCCTAGCTAGGAAAACAGAACGTGTGAAAATCAACATCAGCTTTTGTTTATAAAGTTGTGGGAAAACAGTTGTCTGAATCTACACTCATAAGAATCAAATCCCCTACTATATAATAATCTTGGGTTTtgcatgtatgcatgtatgttgGTTTTGCTTTATAAGTAGATTTTATCGCTTTATCTTCTTGGGcttattttgtacttctaaTCAAAATATGTAGCTTCTCGAGATGTTATAAATTCATATACATTTTTAGCAAATGGATAAATGACGCTTTGTTTGCTGGCCATGAAAAAATTGGCCATAAGTATGCTAAATATGTGTATCTGTGTGTTGTCTTTGGTATTAGGGTCTTTCATCAATTATGATTAATATGCCACCACTTTCTGCTTACTCGGCATTAATGTTGGCCTTGTTTAATTTTCAGTTCGGCGGGTATAACTTGCGACAACGACATTCCAACAACTTCAAGGTAGGCTTCTTATTTTATACCAAAGCTTGcttcatttaaaaattgttcGTGCCTAACCTATTTTCCTGCTTATTGTAAATATGTCGTATCACAGTTCACGTAATCGTATATATTAGTTCGAGTGTCTACGTAAAATATTAGTTTTGTGTTAACTGTGGTTGGTAGATAAGTATAATACATGATTTATGCACGTTGTTTTGCTGTTTTCTATACATATTCGTAGATGTCGTTCTTTACCACTCCCCGTAAGTCTCCTCGAAAGCATGGGATGCAAACCCCATCCCCACCAGAGGTTCCCATTCTGCTGGCAAATGTGAAATGGGAACAAGAGCACGAGGATATCTTGGTGCATATTCTTTGCAACTGCCAAGATGACGGAGTTCGCCATCCCTTTGGGAAGCATATGCCGAACAtcacgaaaaaattaaacagacGGCTGAAGGATGGCACCGCCTACACACAAAAACAGGTTGGCGACAAAATTAAGCATCTTTGGGAGCTTTGGGTGTACTTCTCGGAATTTGTCCGAGATAAGGCAGGCACCGGCTGTGGGTGGGATGATGATTTGGGGATTGTCACGGGAACTCCGAAACAATGGGAACACATCCGACTGGTACGCCACtaatattatgtttaatatttcCTTAATTACGCGAGTTGACGTACTTATTGTTATATTTGTGTTTTATCTTGTGTTTTTTCGTTTATTTGCTCTTCCTTCTCAGACAACGAGCCTCAAGAAGTACTACAAATTCCGAAATGGCCCCCCGACAAACTTCAAGCACATATGCTACATCTTTGAGGGCTCAACATCCACTGGAAAGTGGAGGTATGCTAGCACACAATCACCCCCGGGCAGCGATTGTGAAGAGAATGACATCGATCTCAACAACCCTGCGGCGATCATAGACCTCACGGAGCCCCATTGTGCATCATCTCACAAGgcaagaagaaaaggaaaagggaagttGAAGAGGGAAGGTTCTCACTTGCAGGGATCGAACTCTAGCAAGCGTTCATCCAAGGGTGAGCAAATTTATTCGGAGCTGCGAAGTGAGTACGAT from Corylus avellana chromosome ca1, CavTom2PMs-1.0 encodes the following:
- the LOC132169366 gene encoding uncharacterized protein LOC132169366 → MSFFTTPRKSPRKHGMQTPSPPEVPILLANVKWEQEHEDILVHILCNCQDDGVRHPFGKHMPNITKKLNRRLKDGTAYTQKQVGDKIKHLWELWVYFSEFVRDKAGTGCGWDDDLGIVTGTPKQWEHIRLTTSLKKYYKFRNGPPTNFKHICYIFEGSTSTGKWRYASTQSPPGSDCEENDIDLNNPAAIIDLTEPHCASSHKARRKGKGKLKREGSHLQGSNSSKRSSKGEQIYSELRSEPVDMYAAGPSNGNIGNARHWADNIDELLDSDAFDTDDEDECNFEAKALCRLGKTIICPAAMELPHPYVARNGRYYLWFAKCIGAIDGTHVKACVQGENIVPYRSRKSTITQNVMCVVDFDLCFTYVYAGWEGNTHDSLIFQECIEDPIALFPMPVEDYFYLVDSAYGCYKGFLPPHRNERYHL